The nucleotide sequence ATGAATTAGAAAAAGATTTTTTCGAAAAGTTTATTAGTGTTTCTGGAGTGGGCCCTAAGGCAGCCCTTCGTGCCCTTGATCAGCCGATATCAACCATTGCTCAGGCAATTGAAAAAGGAGATTTAACTTTTCTGGTTGGGTTGGTAGGTATTGGGAACCAACGGGCTAAGCAGATAGTTGCTCATCTTCAAGGTAAGGTTGGTCGGTTTGCTTTAATTCGCGATGAAGGGCAGGCTAGCGGACCAGAGAAAAATGAAGTTGTTGAAGAGGCTAAGCAGATACTAAGGCGTTTACAATACAGCAATAAAGAAGTAGAAGCAATGATCAAAAAAGCAATTGAAGCTAAACCTTCAATTGACAGCAGCGAAGAGCTGCTTAATGAAATCTATCGCCAAAAGAAATAAACTTATGGATAAGCAGAAAGTAAAATCAATTATTGAGTCTTTGCTTTTTATTAATGAACGGCCAATCGAAATGAATGAGTTACTTCAAGTAGTTGAGGCAACCAAGAAAGAGGTCGAATTGGCCTTAGATGAACTTAAAGAAGAGTATGCTCAGCGTCAGAGTGGCATATGTATTGTTAAGGTTGCTGGAGGCTATCAGATGTGTTCTTGTCCGGAGAATGAAACTTGGGTTAAAAAAATGTACCAGGAGCGGACAAAGCAAAAACTTTCAGTGGCTTCCTTGGAAACTCTAGCCATTATTGCTTATAAGCAGCCAATTACTCGTGTTGAAGTTGAGGCTATTCGTGGAGTTAATGTTGATGGTGTAGCCAAGAAGCTTACCGATAGCGGATTAATTAAAATTGGCGGTCGCAAAGATGTGGTTGGCAGGCCCTTTCTTTATATTACTACTCGGAAATTTTTAGAATACTTTGGAATTAACAGTTTAAAAGATCTACCGAAATTAGAAGATTTTGTTGCCTTAGCCGGTAAAGATACGGCAATTGTTGAAGATAAGGAAAAAGTTGAAAGTAATAACGAGGTTTCAGAGCCGATAGTCGATCCTGCAAATTAAAGGAGAAAAGAGAAATGAAAAGTTATTTTGCATCTGAATCAGTGACCGAGGGGCACCCGGATAAAGTTTGCGATCAAATATCCGATACGGTATTGGATGCGGTTTTATCTAACGATCCTAATGGTAGAGTTGCTTGCGAAGCATTAGTAACTAGAGGATTTGTAATGGTAGCCGGAGAAATTACCACTGACTGTTATGTCGGCGTTCCAAAGTTAGTTAGAAATTTACTAAAAGATATTGGTTATGATGATCCAGCGGTAGGCTTTGATTATGAGAGTTGCGGGGTAGTAACTGCAATTCAGGAACAGTCACCAGATATTGCCTTAGGGGTTGATACCGGCGGTGCCGGCGATCAAGGGTTAATGTTTGGGTTTGCAAATTCTGAAACACCAGAGTTAATGCCGTTACCGATTATGCTCTCGCATAAGTTGGTGCGGAGACTTTCAGAGTTACGTAAAGACGGACTTCTGCGTTACTTACGACCAGATGGAAAGTCTCAAGTTTCAATAGAGTATGATAAAGGTGTACCTAAAAGAGTAGATGCTATTGTTATTGGTGCGCATCACACTAAGGATGTAAAAACTGAAGACCTTAGAGCTGATATTAAAAAGCTAGTAATTGACCACATAGTTCCTAAAGATATGATTGATAATGACTCAAAGATTTTTATTAATGGTACTGGTAGGTTTGAAGTTGGCGGTCCAGTTTCTGATACTGGTGTTACTGGCCGAAAAATTATCGTTGACACTTATGGTGGGTTTGCCCGTCATGGCGGAGGTGCTTTTTCAGGAAAGGATCCGACGAAAGTAGATAGATCTGCTTCTTATATGTCTCGATATATTGCTAAAAATATTGTTAAGGCTGGCATTGCTTCGGCATGTGAAGTTCAGCTTTCTTATTGTATCGGTATTGCTGAGCCGGTATCGGTAAATGTAAATACTTTCGGAACCTCACAGGTTGATGATAAGAAAATTGCCAAGGGAGTTAGAGAGGTATTCAAGCTTACTCCGGGTGGGATTATTGATGAGTTAAAGCTGCTTCGACCAATTTACACTAAAACTGCCGCTTACGGTCATTTTGGAAGAGAGGGAGAGGGTTTTACTTGGGAAAACACCGATAGAGTTGACGATCTAAAGCGGGTGGTAAAATGAACTACGATGTAAAGGATAAAAAATTAGCCTCCGAAGGTAAGAAAAGAATTGAATGGGCTATTCAAAGAATGCCGGTTTTAGAACAAATACGCCGACGGTTTTCTAAAGAGAAAACTCTTAAAGGTTTAACTATTGGTGCTTGCCTGCATATAACTACCGAGACTGCGGCTTTAGCAGTTACCCTAAAGGCTGCCGGAGCTCGAGCTTTGTTTTGCGCCTCGAATCCTTTATCGACCCAGGATGATACCGCGGCTTCCTTGGTTTTTGATTATGGAATAGAGGTATTTGCAATTAACGCCGAAGATACAAAGACTTATTATAGCCATATTAATTCAGTCTTAGCGGCTAAACCTCAGATTACTCTTGATGACGGGGCAGATTTAGTTTCAACGATTCATAAACGGGCGGCTAGCTCTAAAAAAATAGACTACTTGCCTTGGGCAAGTACCGAAGAGACGACCACCGGGGTAATTCGTTTAAAGGCCTTGGAGAAAGAGGGTCGGTTGCTTTATCCAGTGGTTGCCGTTAATGATGCCTATACTAAACATTTATTTGATAATCGTTACGGAACTGGACAATCAACCATTGACGGGATAATTCGAGCCACTAACAAATTAATTGCTGGGACAACTCTAGTTGTTTGTGGCTATGGTTGGTGTGGAAAAGGTGCTGCCCAACGTGCTCGTGGTTTGGGAGCAAGAGTGGTTGTTTGTGAGGTAGACCACCTAAAGGCGCTTGAAGCAGTTATGGATGGTTTTTCAGTGATGCCGATGAAAGAAGCTGCAAAGATTGGCAATATATTTATTACGGTAACTGGAGATATAAATGTTATTGCTCGCGATCATTTTCCTTTAATGCAAGATGCGACTTTAGTTTGTAATTCTGGTCATTTTGATGTGGAGATTGAGATTAAAGCTCTTGCTAAAATGGCAGTTAAGCAAAGAGAAGCCAAACCTTTAGTGCGCGAATTTACCCTTAAAAATGGAAAGCGAATCTATCTTTTGGGAGAAGGTCGGCTAGTAAACCTTGCTTGTGCCGAAGGACATCCGGCTGAAGTTATGGACTTAAGTTTTGCGAACCAGGCTTTAAGCTGTGAATTTATCGCAAAAAATAAAGGTAAACTTAAAAAACAAGTTTATAAAGTTCCTGATAGAATAGATTTAAAAGTTGCTGAGCTTAAATTAAAGTCAATGGGCATAAAAATTGATAAGTTGACTAAAGAACAAAAAGCCTATTTGAGTGCTTGGCAAGAAGGAACCTAAAGCAGGAGGCACTTATGCGCTATCTGGTTGGTTTTATTCTGTTTTCGTTTGTTTTGATTCCGGTGGGGTTTTGTCAGCAAGTAGTTAATTCTGAAATTACTGAAGTGGTTACTTTTTCCGACCAAGCCCTAGTTACTCGTCAAGCTGAAACTAATGTTATTAAAGGGTTAAACGAGCTGCAAATTGACGTTGACGCTTATCAGGTAGATTCGGATTCAATTCAGTTGAGTATTTACGGAAAAGGGGAGATTAACAGTGTTCAGCTTAGGCAAATTTATTTAAAAATCGAGCCTCAGGAAAAAGTAAATATTTTAACCAAAAAGCTTGAAGATTTAAATGATAAAAAATTATCCTGGCTTAAGGAAAGTGATGTTCTAGGCAAGCAAGAGAAGTTTTTAAACTCATTGATTGATTTTGCTCAAACCCAAGTTCCGGAAGACATAAAAACAAGCTTTCCTAATTCTAAGGATTTAAAAGAGGCGCTTAGCTTTTTATCTGATGGTTATAGTGAAATTAATCAGCGGGCGATAGTTTTGGCTCAAGAGTTAAGGGAGTTAGAAAAAGAGATAA is from Candidatus Omnitrophota bacterium and encodes:
- the scpB gene encoding SMC-Scp complex subunit ScpB, whose protein sequence is MKSIAKRNKLMDKQKVKSIIESLLFINERPIEMNELLQVVEATKKEVELALDELKEEYAQRQSGICIVKVAGGYQMCSCPENETWVKKMYQERTKQKLSVASLETLAIIAYKQPITRVEVEAIRGVNVDGVAKKLTDSGLIKIGGRKDVVGRPFLYITTRKFLEYFGINSLKDLPKLEDFVALAGKDTAIVEDKEKVESNNEVSEPIVDPAN
- the metK gene encoding methionine adenosyltransferase, which produces MKSYFASESVTEGHPDKVCDQISDTVLDAVLSNDPNGRVACEALVTRGFVMVAGEITTDCYVGVPKLVRNLLKDIGYDDPAVGFDYESCGVVTAIQEQSPDIALGVDTGGAGDQGLMFGFANSETPELMPLPIMLSHKLVRRLSELRKDGLLRYLRPDGKSQVSIEYDKGVPKRVDAIVIGAHHTKDVKTEDLRADIKKLVIDHIVPKDMIDNDSKIFINGTGRFEVGGPVSDTGVTGRKIIVDTYGGFARHGGGAFSGKDPTKVDRSASYMSRYIAKNIVKAGIASACEVQLSYCIGIAEPVSVNVNTFGTSQVDDKKIAKGVREVFKLTPGGIIDELKLLRPIYTKTAAYGHFGREGEGFTWENTDRVDDLKRVVK
- the ahcY gene encoding adenosylhomocysteinase, producing the protein MNYDVKDKKLASEGKKRIEWAIQRMPVLEQIRRRFSKEKTLKGLTIGACLHITTETAALAVTLKAAGARALFCASNPLSTQDDTAASLVFDYGIEVFAINAEDTKTYYSHINSVLAAKPQITLDDGADLVSTIHKRAASSKKIDYLPWASTEETTTGVIRLKALEKEGRLLYPVVAVNDAYTKHLFDNRYGTGQSTIDGIIRATNKLIAGTTLVVCGYGWCGKGAAQRARGLGARVVVCEVDHLKALEAVMDGFSVMPMKEAAKIGNIFITVTGDINVIARDHFPLMQDATLVCNSGHFDVEIEIKALAKMAVKQREAKPLVREFTLKNGKRIYLLGEGRLVNLACAEGHPAEVMDLSFANQALSCEFIAKNKGKLKKQVYKVPDRIDLKVAELKLKSMGIKIDKLTKEQKAYLSAWQEGT